In Candidatus Nealsonbacteria bacterium DGGOD1a, one DNA window encodes the following:
- the tyrS gene encoding tyrosine--tRNA ligase, whose translation MDINTDSEKIKEILARGVEEAIDKDSLAKKLSSGKRLRVKFGIDPTAADIHLGHSVAMRKLAQFQELGHTAVLIIGDFTTLIGDPSGRTTSRPALTEAQIRDNMKDYIRQASKVIDIDKAEIHYNREWFGQKPMSFLMDLAGRFTVARLIEREDFQKRLKEGLDVSMLELLYPLLQGYDSVAVSADIELGGYDQRLNLLFGRKVQRAFGRPEQDVMTVPLLIGTDGVKKMSKSVNNYIRIDEEPAKMFTQIMAVSDRLMWNYFELLTDAPQTEIAELKLKTEKEIVHPRDVKMDLAHRIVAIFYDKKQADGAKEEFVRVAREGKLPTDIPVIAVKEKSLSLPELLTALAAAKSKGEARRLAEQNGVKIDGRIKNDWKETIEVKPGMVVQIGKSKFYKIA comes from the coding sequence ATGGATATAAATACCGATTCGGAAAAAATTAAAGAAATATTGGCGCGCGGAGTGGAAGAGGCGATCGATAAAGATTCTCTGGCCAAAAAACTTTCCTCGGGGAAACGGCTGCGCGTTAAATTCGGCATCGATCCCACCGCGGCCGACATTCATCTTGGCCATTCGGTGGCGATGCGCAAACTCGCGCAGTTTCAGGAATTGGGGCATACCGCGGTATTGATAATCGGCGATTTCACAACGCTCATCGGCGATCCTTCGGGCCGGACGACTTCGCGGCCCGCCCTGACCGAGGCGCAAATTCGGGATAACATGAAAGATTATATTCGGCAAGCCTCGAAGGTGATTGATATTGATAAAGCCGAGATACATTACAATCGAGAGTGGTTTGGTCAAAAGCCGATGTCGTTTTTGATGGATTTGGCGGGCCGTTTTACCGTGGCGCGCTTGATTGAGCGCGAAGATTTCCAAAAGCGCCTGAAAGAAGGTTTGGATGTGAGCATGCTGGAGCTTTTGTATCCGCTCTTGCAGGGTTATGATTCGGTGGCGGTTTCTGCCGATATCGAATTGGGTGGCTATGACCAGCGGCTTAATTTGTTGTTTGGCCGCAAAGTCCAGAGAGCGTTTGGCCGCCCCGAACAGGATGTGATGACCGTGCCCTTGTTAATTGGCACCGATGGGGTTAAAAAAATGAGCAAATCGGTGAATAATTATATTCGCATCGATGAAGAACCGGCAAAAATGTTTACTCAAATTATGGCGGTTTCCGATCGTTTGATGTGGAATTATTTTGAATTGCTGACCGACGCGCCGCAAACGGAGATTGCCGAATTGAAGTTAAAAACGGAAAAAGAAATTGTTCACCCGCGGGATGTTAAAATGGATTTGGCCCATCGGATCGTGGCCATATTTTATGACAAAAAACAGGCGGACGGCGCCAAAGAAGAATTCGTCCGCGTGGCGCGGGAAGGCAAATTGCCGACGGATATTCCGGTAATTGCCGTCAAAGAAAAATCGCTTAGTTTGCCCGAGTTGCTGACCGCGCTGGCCGCGGCAAAATCAAAGGGGGAAGCGCGGCGTCTGGCCGAGCAAAACGGGGTTAAAATCGACGGCCGAATAAAAAACGATTGGAAAGAAACAATCGAGGTTAAGCCGGGAATGGTTGTCCAAATTGGCAAATCGAAATTCTACAAGATTGCGTAA
- the ruvC gene encoding crossover junction endodeoxyribonuclease RuvC translates to MIILGIDPGLATTGFGVVCPVKTNASKLKCVGYGTIDTAPDMILPERLKKIHNDLGRVITQYQPKALVMENVFFFKNAKTIVPVCQAQGVILLAAAKKGLPVYRYTPIEVKMTITGFVKSDKKDVQREIRKILRLEEIPKPDDAADALSIAATYLIRSLNL, encoded by the coding sequence ATGATAATTTTAGGAATTGATCCCGGGTTGGCCACCACCGGGTTTGGGGTGGTTTGCCCGGTTAAAACCAACGCGTCCAAACTCAAGTGCGTGGGATACGGCACGATTGATACCGCGCCGGATATGATTTTGCCCGAGCGGTTGAAAAAGATACACAATGATTTGGGCCGGGTGATCACGCAATACCAACCCAAGGCTTTGGTGATGGAAAATGTTTTCTTTTTCAAGAACGCCAAAACCATTGTGCCGGTTTGCCAGGCCCAAGGAGTTATTTTGCTCGCCGCGGCCAAAAAGGGCCTGCCGGTTTACCGCTACACCCCCATCGAAGTTAAAATGACCATCACCGGATTCGTAAAAAGCGACAAAAAAGATGTCCAGCGCGAGATCAGAAAAATTTTGCGGCTGGAAGAAATCCCCAAACCCGACGACGCGGCCGACGCGCTCTCGATTGCGGCGACATATCTTATCCGCAGTTTAAATTTGTAA
- a CDS encoding ATP-binding protein has product MIYPRKIYQELKEHLAKKEITVLTGMRRTGKTTLVKQLLKEIDSENKIYFDLQILANQDVFSPRNFEAIVESLKRRGLDFSRKTYVFLDEIQLVKEIPGILKYLYDNYDIKFVVTGSSSYYLKNLFTESLSGRKKIFEIFPLDFGEFLVFKNIKTAPGGDWQNKKFDSAEYNWLKASYEEFVEYGGFPQAVLAQSSDEKKDLLNEILSSYANIDVAALADFADRRNVANLIKMLAGRVGTRLDYAKLSRLSGLARPVIKNYLDLFEGTYLISRIPVFTNNKDREIVKAEKLYFCDSGMLGILADVGGGAKFENAVFAQLRARGEVRYYALKNGREIDFIFDEKYGLEVKETPIESDENNLAEVAKTAGVKNYRLIGKNLSPAFDNYIWAGTIR; this is encoded by the coding sequence ATGATTTACCCCAGAAAAATTTATCAAGAGTTGAAAGAACATCTTGCAAAAAAGGAAATCACTGTCTTGACGGGGATGCGGCGCACGGGAAAAACCACCTTGGTAAAACAGTTGTTAAAAGAAATTGATTCGGAAAATAAAATTTACTTTGACTTGCAGATTCTTGCCAATCAGGATGTTTTTTCGCCGCGAAACTTTGAGGCAATCGTGGAATCTTTAAAGCGGCGGGGGTTGGATTTTTCCCGCAAAACATATGTTTTTTTGGATGAAATTCAATTGGTGAAAGAAATTCCCGGGATTTTAAAATATCTTTATGATAATTATGACATTAAATTCGTGGTTACCGGGTCAAGCTCTTATTATTTGAAAAATCTTTTTACCGAATCGCTGTCCGGGCGGAAAAAAATTTTTGAAATTTTTCCTTTGGATTTTGGCGAATTTTTGGTTTTCAAAAACATCAAAACCGCGCCGGGCGGCGATTGGCAAAACAAAAAATTTGATTCGGCGGAATATAATTGGCTCAAGGCAAGCTATGAGGAATTTGTTGAATATGGCGGCTTTCCGCAAGCGGTTTTGGCGCAGTCAAGCGACGAAAAAAAAGATTTGCTGAATGAAATTTTAAGCTCTTATGCCAATATTGATGTGGCGGCATTGGCGGATTTTGCCGATCGAAGAAATGTTGCCAACCTAATCAAAATGCTGGCTGGGCGCGTTGGTACTCGGTTGGATTACGCGAAATTATCAAGATTGAGCGGTTTGGCGCGTCCCGTGATTAAAAATTATCTTGATTTGTTTGAGGGCACTTATTTAATTTCAAGAATCCCTGTTTTTACCAACAACAAGGATCGTGAAATTGTTAAAGCGGAAAAACTCTATTTTTGCGACAGCGGGATGCTGGGGATTTTGGCGGATGTCGGCGGCGGAGCAAAGTTTGAAAACGCGGTTTTCGCGCAATTGCGCGCGCGGGGCGAAGTTAGATATTACGCGTTAAAAAATGGGCGGGAAATTGATTTTATTTTTGATGAAAAGTATGGGCTTGAGGTCAAAGAAACTCCGATAGAGTCGGATGAAAATAATTTGGCCGAAGTTGCCAAAACGGCCGGCGTCAAAAATTATCGGTTGATTGGCAAAAATTTGTCTCCCGCTTTTGATAATTATATTTGGGCGGGAACTATCCGCTAA